The following are encoded in a window of Solibacillus sp. FSL R7-0668 genomic DNA:
- a CDS encoding sporulation protein YqfD encodes MMNHQIVIISVKQNERATKFLQQLKAQHIPIRKLAFSKGQASFEMDVQHLRAVRKIRKRYAVKLTIHYKSPHKILQRDGTTLFGLLLLIIVPILLAQFIWRVEVDADTIELSDEIDQYLQSEMNLTLPMLKRQFYSDRDLRQQLMEQFRQFSWVHITKQGSSVTLTPQLAPKETISLKQSMNQHLIASNSGVITHFDIERGVRKVEPNMTVYKGDTLVSGVLMRDDEVFVVGAQGEVYADYWLETTFSIPKKVQMQVLDEIYWDLEINWNQLVESWNGMSLAPLKSLVAYTPSRVFHKKTETISENDIEKVILPLLHEKMIRSLPLKSTIKSEKLLHVYADDDTVKGKVLYLVNENIATPRPIHQGE; translated from the coding sequence ATGATGAATCATCAAATAGTGATTATTTCGGTAAAACAAAATGAACGTGCTACGAAGTTTTTGCAACAATTAAAAGCACAGCATATTCCAATACGCAAGCTAGCATTTTCAAAAGGGCAAGCATCGTTCGAAATGGATGTGCAGCATTTACGGGCAGTCCGGAAAATTCGAAAACGCTATGCTGTAAAATTAACGATTCACTACAAGTCACCGCATAAAATTTTGCAAAGAGATGGGACTACACTTTTTGGATTATTGCTACTGATCATTGTTCCGATTTTATTGGCGCAATTTATTTGGCGGGTAGAGGTGGATGCCGATACAATAGAATTATCAGACGAGATAGACCAGTATTTGCAAAGTGAGATGAATTTAACATTACCAATGTTAAAGCGTCAATTTTATTCAGATCGGGATTTACGCCAACAGCTAATGGAACAGTTTCGACAATTTTCTTGGGTACATATTACAAAGCAGGGAAGTAGCGTGACGCTCACACCACAATTAGCACCAAAGGAAACGATCTCACTAAAGCAAAGCATGAATCAACATTTAATTGCATCGAATAGTGGTGTAATAACACATTTTGATATTGAGCGCGGTGTTCGGAAAGTAGAGCCGAATATGACTGTTTATAAAGGGGATACATTAGTATCAGGTGTGTTAATGCGAGATGACGAGGTATTTGTTGTTGGTGCACAAGGTGAGGTTTATGCAGATTATTGGCTAGAAACGACATTTTCCATTCCAAAAAAGGTACAGATGCAGGTGCTCGATGAAATTTACTGGGATTTGGAGATTAATTGGAATCAACTGGTCGAGAGCTGGAATGGCATGTCACTAGCTCCATTGAAGTCACTTGTTGCATATACGCCATCACGTGTCTTTCATAAAAAAACAGAAACCATTAGCGAAAATGATATTGAAAAAGTAATTTTACCCTTATTACATGAAAAAATGATTCGATCCTTGCCACTTAAATCTACAATAAAATCGGAAAAACTTTTGCACGTCTATGCTGATGATGATACAGTAAAGGGGAAAGTCCTATATTTGGTAAATGAAAATATTGCAACACCACGTCCAATTCACCAAGGAGAATGA
- a CDS encoding diacylglycerol kinase family protein — protein sequence MNVSKFFKSFNYAIEGIFTATKEQNLRFHLVSALVVVIAGFYTGLSTTEWLILILVMALVIGTEMVNSAIERVVDLASPEIHPLAKQAKDIAAGAVLVFAVASVIIGLLIFLPKWF from the coding sequence ATGAACGTCAGTAAATTTTTTAAGTCGTTTAATTATGCTATTGAGGGCATATTTACGGCGACAAAGGAGCAAAATTTACGCTTTCATTTAGTGAGTGCTCTTGTCGTTGTCATCGCTGGATTTTATACCGGCTTAAGCACGACAGAATGGCTCATCCTTATTTTGGTGATGGCGCTCGTTATTGGTACGGAAATGGTCAATAGCGCCATTGAGCGAGTAGTGGACCTTGCATCGCCGGAAATTCATCCGTTAGCGAAGCAAGCAAAGGACATCGCAGCTGGGGCTGTGCTTGTTTTTGCTGTGGCAAGTGTTATAATCGGACTACTCATATTTTTACCAAAATGGTTTTAA
- the ybeY gene encoding rRNA maturation RNase YbeY: protein MLLIDFLDETNEVQEAHIDLVEKLLQHAAQIEGIEDGSEVSITFVTNEAIHEINRQYRDKDQPTDVISFALEEMGEGEVQIIGEGIPRILGDIIISTDRTREQAEDFGHSFERELGFLAVHGFLHLLGYDHMEPEDEKVMFGKQDEILESYGLGRDTNERQ from the coding sequence ATGTTATTAATCGATTTTTTAGATGAAACGAATGAGGTGCAAGAAGCACATATTGATTTAGTAGAAAAATTACTACAACACGCGGCACAAATTGAAGGTATTGAGGATGGTTCTGAAGTGTCGATTACTTTTGTCACGAACGAAGCAATTCACGAAATCAACCGCCAATACCGTGACAAAGATCAGCCAACCGATGTGATTTCTTTTGCTTTAGAGGAAATGGGCGAAGGGGAAGTACAAATTATCGGTGAAGGCATTCCACGAATTTTAGGGGATATTATTATTTCGACAGATCGTACACGTGAACAAGCAGAAGATTTTGGTCATTCATTTGAACGGGAGCTAGGCTTTTTAGCGGTACATGGCTTCTTACACCTATTAGGTTATGACCATATGGAGCCAGAAGATGAAAAAGTGATGTTCGGTAAACAGGACGAAATTTTAGAATCTTACGGCTTAGGTCGTGATACGAATGAACGTCAGTAA
- a CDS encoding cytidine deaminase, with the protein MTMEQLIEQSKLAREFAYVPYSKFKVGAALLAEDGKVYQGCNIENAGYSMTNCAERTAFFKAVSEGNVKFKALAVVADTPGPCSPCGACRQVMSEFCAPDMPVYLTNMNGDIQQTTVGELIPGAFTTEDMKYAGN; encoded by the coding sequence ATGACAATGGAGCAATTGATTGAACAATCGAAATTAGCGCGTGAATTTGCCTATGTGCCTTACTCAAAATTTAAGGTTGGTGCAGCGTTACTTGCTGAGGACGGTAAAGTTTATCAAGGCTGTAATATCGAAAATGCCGGGTATAGTATGACAAACTGTGCAGAGCGTACCGCATTTTTTAAAGCAGTATCAGAAGGTAATGTAAAATTTAAAGCACTTGCGGTAGTGGCAGACACACCAGGTCCATGCTCACCATGTGGGGCTTGCCGTCAAGTGATGAGCGAATTTTGCGCACCAGATATGCCTGTATATTTAACAAATATGAATGGCGACATACAACAAACAACTGTGGGCGAGCTCATTCCGGGCGCGTTTACAACGGAGGATATGAAATATGCAGGAAACTAA
- a CDS encoding RNA methyltransferase, producing the protein MKKLFEVPNMLTMKQFERLRFDGMYELEQISEQQYACQTDRFHILIEAKKIHVQHLFDSGFLLDCESLQKLVIERIS; encoded by the coding sequence TTGAAAAAATTATTCGAAGTACCAAATATGTTGACGATGAAGCAATTTGAGCGGCTTCGATTTGATGGCATGTACGAGCTTGAACAAATTTCTGAGCAACAATATGCATGTCAGACAGATCGTTTTCACATATTAATTGAAGCGAAGAAAATCCATGTGCAGCATTTATTTGATTCAGGGTTTTTATTAGACTGTGAATCCTTACAAAAACTTGTAATTGAGCGCATATCATGA
- a CDS encoding HD family phosphohydrolase, whose product MKEKLNKLIQLISFRTLLIIVLSITAVLQFSLMVENVRGVTYDIQLTELSPETIRSMKTIEDTAKTEIDKEHAEEAVEPVYVFDEDIPNHRATFVTTIFDIVLEAKKKIEENGEYTQEEQVDLLREDFKKIFENQQSLTISDAQLKNLLAATKEQIEATRDTLASLVEANLDRPLRKENLITYRNEIESKIRQQLAILDSLMSVAVIVGRAAVVETEILDEEKTVVAKQQAREAVEPTRILQGQIIVQEGEVITREIYRQLELLGMLDNKVSIKPIIGLLFLILLQMAFLFVLFDRSKKEVSKKRKDLFVTVIVYAVALVTMKIIGLIAANFDVMLAFIYPSAMATMLVRILTNEKAASIVTVITAASAGIIFHEGYAAVLQMDAALYILFGGFAALIFMRSFEKRSDILQAVAIITLVNVIFIAFYLLMSQSGYQFKEISFYLAAAIISGLLSGALTMGLLPYFESAFGILSTMRLIELSNPNHPLLKKVLTETPGTYHHSIMVANLAEAACEAIGADGLLARVGCYYHDVGKTRRPLFFIENQMGTNPHDSLPPESSAEIIIAHTTDGAELLRKYKMPQEIIDICLQHHGTSLLKFFLFKAKEEGKQLDENTFRYPGPKPQTKEAAIISVADSVEAAVRSMKEPNAQKIQKLVQSIIQDRVQDDQFDECDISLKELKMIEDVLCETLNGTFHSRIEYPK is encoded by the coding sequence ATGAAAGAAAAATTAAACAAGCTCATCCAGCTCATTAGTTTTCGTACGTTATTGATTATTGTTTTATCAATAACTGCTGTCCTACAATTTTCATTGATGGTTGAAAATGTACGTGGGGTTACATATGATATACAGTTGACAGAATTATCGCCAGAAACGATTCGTTCAATGAAAACAATTGAAGATACGGCAAAAACTGAAATAGATAAGGAACATGCAGAAGAGGCTGTTGAACCTGTTTATGTTTTTGATGAGGATATACCGAATCATCGTGCCACATTTGTTACGACGATTTTTGATATTGTGTTAGAGGCAAAAAAGAAAATCGAAGAAAATGGTGAGTACACGCAGGAAGAGCAAGTGGATTTATTGCGTGAAGATTTTAAAAAGATATTTGAAAATCAGCAATCGTTAACCATTTCGGATGCACAGCTAAAAAATCTATTAGCTGCAACAAAGGAGCAAATTGAAGCGACGCGTGACACACTAGCATCTTTAGTAGAAGCCAACTTAGACCGTCCGTTACGTAAAGAAAATTTAATCACGTATCGCAATGAAATCGAAAGTAAAATTCGTCAGCAACTAGCGATTTTAGACAGTTTAATGAGTGTTGCGGTGATTGTTGGTCGTGCAGCAGTTGTTGAAACTGAAATTCTAGATGAAGAGAAAACAGTCGTAGCCAAACAGCAAGCACGTGAGGCAGTAGAGCCGACGCGGATTTTGCAGGGACAAATTATTGTACAAGAGGGCGAAGTTATTACACGTGAAATTTATCGCCAGCTTGAGCTGTTAGGCATGCTTGACAATAAAGTATCCATCAAGCCGATTATTGGTCTTTTATTCTTAATTTTATTGCAAATGGCATTTTTATTTGTACTATTTGATCGTTCAAAAAAAGAAGTATCAAAAAAACGAAAAGATTTATTTGTGACGGTCATTGTTTATGCGGTTGCACTTGTGACGATGAAGATTATTGGATTAATTGCAGCCAATTTTGATGTCATGTTGGCATTTATTTACCCGTCAGCGATGGCGACAATGCTCGTTCGTATTTTAACGAATGAAAAGGCCGCAAGTATCGTAACGGTCATTACAGCAGCATCCGCGGGAATCATCTTCCATGAGGGCTATGCGGCGGTGTTACAAATGGATGCGGCGCTGTATATTTTATTTGGTGGCTTTGCCGCATTAATCTTTATGCGTAGCTTCGAAAAGCGTTCGGATATTTTACAGGCTGTCGCAATTATTACACTCGTAAATGTGATCTTTATTGCCTTTTATTTATTGATGTCGCAATCTGGCTATCAATTCAAAGAAATTTCCTTTTATCTTGCAGCGGCGATTATTTCAGGGCTATTATCTGGTGCACTAACGATGGGGCTGTTACCGTATTTTGAGTCGGCCTTTGGCATTTTATCGACGATGCGCCTAATTGAGTTATCGAACCCGAATCATCCATTATTGAAAAAAGTATTAACTGAAACACCGGGTACGTATCATCATAGTATTATGGTCGCGAATTTAGCGGAGGCTGCATGTGAGGCGATTGGTGCGGATGGCTTGCTTGCGCGTGTTGGTTGCTATTATCATGATGTAGGGAAAACGCGCAGACCGCTGTTTTTTATCGAAAATCAAATGGGCACAAACCCACATGATTCATTACCACCTGAAAGTAGTGCGGAAATTATTATCGCGCATACAACAGACGGTGCAGAGCTACTGCGTAAATATAAAATGCCACAAGAGATTATTGATATTTGCTTGCAGCACCATGGGACAAGCTTACTAAAGTTCTTCCTGTTTAAAGCAAAAGAAGAAGGGAAACAATTGGATGAAAATACATTCCGTTACCCTGGACCGAAGCCACAAACAAAGGAAGCGGCCATTATTAGTGTAGCGGATAGTGTAGAGGCAGCAGTGCGTTCGATGAAAGAGCCAAATGCGCAAAAAATTCAAAAGCTTGTGCAGTCGATTATTCAAGACCGTGTACAAGATGATCAATTTGATGAATGCGATATTTCATTAAAGGAATTAAAAATGATTGAAGATGTATTATGTGAGACATTGAATGGGACGTTCCACTCGCGAATTGAATATCCAAAATAG
- a CDS encoding PhoH family protein — protein sequence MSQKYIELQIDNPNEAVMLLGMSDANITLIEETYGVQIITRGEVIQIAGEDEANKKHAYDVLEALLKVIRKNINIDQRDVATAIEMANKGTIEYYAELYDEEIARNTKGKPIRAKTIGQREYIRAIRHKDLIFGIGPAGTGKTYLAVVMATQALKNGHVKRIILTRPAVEAGESLGFLPGDLKEKVDPYLRPLYDALHDIYGQEQTQRLIERGTIEIAPLAYMRGRTLDDAFVILDEAQNTTHQQMKMFLTRLGFGSKMVITGDKTQIDLPKNTESGLIIAERTLKYVKDIHFQILEQGDVVRHPLVAKVIQAYSEQEL from the coding sequence ATGTCACAAAAATATATTGAGCTTCAAATCGACAATCCAAATGAAGCGGTCATGCTATTGGGAATGTCCGATGCAAATATAACATTAATCGAAGAAACGTACGGCGTTCAAATCATTACACGCGGTGAAGTGATTCAAATCGCGGGTGAAGATGAAGCAAATAAAAAGCATGCCTATGACGTATTAGAAGCGTTGTTGAAAGTCATCCGTAAAAACATTAATATTGACCAACGTGACGTCGCTACGGCTATTGAAATGGCGAATAAAGGCACGATTGAATATTATGCAGAGCTTTATGATGAAGAAATTGCGCGCAATACAAAAGGCAAGCCCATTCGTGCAAAAACGATTGGACAACGTGAATATATCCGTGCGATTCGCCATAAGGATTTAATTTTTGGCATCGGCCCAGCAGGTACAGGGAAAACATATTTAGCTGTTGTTATGGCAACACAGGCTTTGAAAAATGGTCATGTAAAGCGCATTATTTTAACGCGTCCAGCAGTGGAAGCGGGGGAATCACTCGGATTCTTACCGGGTGATCTAAAGGAAAAGGTAGATCCTTATTTACGTCCGTTATATGACGCACTCCATGATATTTACGGTCAGGAGCAAACACAGCGCCTTATTGAGCGTGGGACAATTGAAATTGCGCCGCTAGCATATATGCGCGGTCGTACGTTAGATGATGCTTTTGTTATTTTAGATGAAGCGCAAAACACAACACATCAGCAAATGAAAATGTTTTTAACGCGATTAGGCTTTGGCTCGAAAATGGTCATCACAGGCGATAAAACGCAAATTGATTTACCGAAAAATACGGAATCGGGTTTAATAATTGCAGAGCGTACATTAAAGTATGTAAAAGATATCCACTTCCAAATTTTAGAACAGGGTGATGTGGTAAGACACCCGTTAGTAGCAAAAGTCATTCAAGCCTACTCGGAACAAGAGTTATAA